From the Comamonas odontotermitis genome, one window contains:
- a CDS encoding 2OG-Fe dioxygenase family protein — MQAFPPPYCDAQSVDSTLRAYGYAVLSPATVAQWAQCDGELLPQLADSWNGMPDDAYLKDGGRYRKRRHSCYVVQSGAVHTVAHRAHWQPVQYNALHGGMQRWFEPVLPATNDNPAWTQLLLALGRTSNALFDTGAEEAWYTEAHQFRIDTTDGIGRPTPEGAHRDGVDLVAVFLVGRTNIKGGETRVFDATGPQGLRFTLTEPWSLMLLDDARMIHESTPIQPLDESGGHRDTLVVTLRRRAFQGDDA; from the coding sequence ATGCAAGCCTTTCCTCCTCCTTATTGCGACGCGCAAAGCGTAGACAGCACCTTGCGTGCATACGGTTATGCAGTGCTCAGCCCTGCCACCGTTGCGCAATGGGCGCAGTGTGATGGCGAGTTGCTGCCCCAGCTGGCTGACAGCTGGAATGGCATGCCGGACGACGCCTACCTGAAGGATGGTGGGCGCTATCGCAAGCGCCGCCATTCCTGCTATGTGGTGCAATCGGGCGCCGTGCACACCGTGGCGCACCGGGCGCACTGGCAGCCGGTGCAGTACAACGCCTTGCATGGCGGCATGCAGCGCTGGTTCGAGCCGGTGTTGCCTGCCACCAATGACAACCCCGCCTGGACACAGTTGCTGCTGGCGCTGGGACGCACCTCCAATGCGCTGTTTGATACCGGGGCAGAGGAAGCCTGGTATACCGAGGCGCACCAGTTCCGCATTGATACCACTGACGGCATTGGCCGTCCGACGCCGGAGGGTGCGCACCGCGATGGCGTCGATCTGGTGGCTGTGTTCCTGGTGGGGCGCACCAATATCAAGGGCGGCGAAACCCGTGTGTTCGATGCCACCGGCCCGCAAGGCCTGCGCTTTACCCTGACCGAGCCCTGGTCGCTGATGCTGCTCGATGACGCCCGCATGATCCACGAGAGCACGCCCATTCAGCCGTTGGATGAATCGGGTGGCCACCGCGACACGCTGGTGGTGACCTTGCGGCGCCGGGCCTTTCAGGGCGATGACGCCTGA
- a CDS encoding Bug family tripartite tricarboxylate transporter substrate binding protein — MIQQVLRCGAVAVALSAAAVAHAQAPASDYPGSKPVRMIVPFPPGGGTDILSRIIAQKLTEHNHWTVVADNRAGAGGTIGITEATKAQPTGYDIVMGQKDNVVLGYYLYKGLPWNPSKDLTPIAHVAYSPVIIATAETSKFKTLNDVIAAAKADPGKITYGSPGNGTSIHIAGVLFEKAAGVKLTHVPYKGSNPALVDTLSGNVDLLVSSVPSAIGQIKAGKLRPLAVTSAKRSSSLPDVPTVAELGMKGFDVSTWYGLFGPRNLPAPIVTKLNTEVNKLLADKSVQEAIQAQGAEPQAMSVADFDKFFHQDFKDSKAIVESSGAAIQ; from the coding sequence ATGATCCAACAAGTTCTGCGTTGTGGCGCTGTGGCCGTGGCCCTGAGTGCCGCTGCCGTGGCCCATGCCCAAGCCCCCGCCAGTGACTACCCCGGCAGCAAGCCAGTGCGCATGATCGTGCCCTTCCCACCGGGCGGCGGCACCGACATCCTCTCACGCATCATTGCGCAGAAGCTGACCGAGCACAACCACTGGACCGTGGTGGCCGACAACCGCGCAGGCGCGGGCGGCACCATCGGCATCACCGAAGCCACCAAGGCCCAGCCTACCGGCTATGACATCGTGATGGGCCAGAAGGACAACGTGGTGCTGGGCTACTACCTGTACAAGGGCCTGCCCTGGAACCCTTCCAAGGATCTGACGCCGATTGCCCACGTGGCCTACTCGCCTGTCATCATCGCCACGGCGGAAACCAGCAAGTTCAAGACCTTGAACGACGTGATCGCTGCAGCCAAGGCTGACCCGGGCAAGATCACCTACGGCTCGCCCGGCAATGGCACCAGCATCCACATTGCGGGCGTGTTGTTTGAAAAGGCTGCGGGCGTGAAGCTGACCCACGTGCCGTACAAGGGCTCCAACCCGGCCCTGGTCGACACCCTGTCGGGCAATGTCGATCTGCTGGTGTCATCGGTGCCATCCGCCATCGGCCAGATCAAGGCTGGCAAACTGCGCCCGCTCGCCGTCACCTCTGCCAAGCGCAGCTCGTCGCTGCCCGATGTGCCTACCGTGGCCGAGCTGGGTATGAAGGGCTTTGACGTGAGCACCTGGTACGGCCTGTTCGGCCCCAGGAACCTGCCCGCGCCCATCGTCACCAAGCTGAACACCGAGGTGAACAAGCTCCTGGCCGACAAGAGCGTGCAGGAAGCCATCCAGGCTCAGGGTGCCGAGCCTCAGGCCATGTCGGTGGCTGATTTCGACAAGTTCTTCCACCAGGATTTCAAGGATTCCAAGGCCATCGTCGAATCGTCGGGCGCAGCGATCCAGTAA
- a CDS encoding peroxiredoxin, with the protein MISAVLATTGMLWLAAPAYAALAVGATAPVFTTQSALAGKAQPFDMAAALKGGPVVLYFFPKAFTQGCTVEAHAFAEATPQFAASGARVVGISHDDIATLQKFSTEACRDQFVVASDPDAKTIQAYDAGSAARPGTASRISYVIAPNGKVLFMHEGSDPIEHVQQTLKAVQQWKAAHKQP; encoded by the coding sequence ATGATTTCAGCAGTGCTTGCCACAACTGGCATGCTGTGGCTGGCTGCACCAGCGTACGCCGCGTTGGCGGTGGGGGCCACGGCGCCTGTCTTTACTACGCAGTCGGCCCTGGCGGGCAAGGCGCAACCGTTTGACATGGCCGCTGCGCTCAAGGGTGGGCCGGTGGTGCTGTACTTCTTTCCCAAGGCGTTCACGCAGGGCTGCACTGTGGAGGCCCATGCCTTTGCCGAGGCGACGCCGCAATTTGCCGCCTCGGGTGCGCGGGTGGTGGGTATATCGCATGACGATATCGCCACCTTGCAGAAATTCTCGACCGAGGCCTGCCGCGATCAGTTTGTCGTGGCGTCCGATCCGGACGCAAAGACCATCCAGGCCTACGATGCAGGATCGGCCGCACGCCCAGGCACGGCATCGCGCATCTCGTATGTGATTGCGCCCAATGGCAAGGTGTTGTTCATGCACGAAGGCAGCGATCCAATCGAGCATGTACAGCAGACCCTCAAAGCCGTGCAGCAGTGGAAGGCTGCGCACAAGCAGCCCTGA